In Mytilus trossulus isolate FHL-02 chromosome 14, PNRI_Mtr1.1.1.hap1, whole genome shotgun sequence, a genomic segment contains:
- the LOC134697741 gene encoding GTPase IMAP family member 8-like: MPVSRLGSGDVEKALIEEATKYNCENIEKELRLVMIGKTGVGKSALGNFICGKLEFLSKQGASSGTNSCSFGQCIINNRNVMVIDTPGIFGTEQNTEYVEDQIRKCIGMGAPGPHAIMFVMSLAERFKIEDKKAIREFMKFFGTDMLKYVIVVFTHSDVLGEQSDDMPDQLKELLQSCGNRYVRLNTHAEGDERVTQLNMLLTEIQNLKLKNYEDENFKITEKLLIKREEEICAEVKRRLEKTEAEIKEEVDRRMKEREKELKTETDKRLELVVKDVIKQMLLPAQKQAIHRLMAVRDEVRSEIEDDQSQFVTSGSKLIPGASSGTNSCSFGQCIINNRNVMVIDTPGIFGTEQNTEYVEDQIRKCIGMGAPGPHAIMFVMSLAERFKIEDKKAIREFMKFFGTDMLKYVIVVFTHSDVLGEQSDDMPDQLKELLQSCGNRYVRLNTHAEGDERVTQLNMLLTEIQNLKLKNYEDENFKITEKLLIKREEEICAEVKRRLEKTEAEIKEEVDRRMKEREKELKTETDKRLELVVKDVIKQMLLPAQKQAIHRLMAVRDEVRSEIEDDQSQFVTSGSKLIPHYIAS, translated from the exons agaaagaaTTACGATTGGTAATGATTGGTAAAACAGGTGTTGGTAAAAGCGCTTTGGGTAATTTTATTTGCGGAAAATTAGAATTTCTGTCCAAACAGGGTGCTAGCTCAGGAACTAACTCGTGTTCATTTGGGCAATGTATAATAAACAATCGTAACGTTATGGTAATAGATACCCCTGGAATATTTGGGACCGAACAAAATACAGAATACGTTGAAGATCAAATACGCAAGTGTATCGGAATGGGGGCACCTGGTCCACATGCCATCATGTTTGTAATGTCACTTGCAGAGAGATTCaaaattgaagacaaaaaagCTATACGCGAGTTTATGAAATTCTTTGGTACAGATATGCTCAAGTATGTCATAGTTGTTTTCACACACTCTGATGTTCTTGGAGAACAATCCGATGATATGCCTGATCAACTAAAAGAACTATTGCAGTCATGTGGTAACAGGTATGTTCGATTAAATACCCACGCCGAAGGAGATGAGCGGGTTACACAATTAAATATGCTATTGACCGAAATTCAAAATCTCAAGCTCAAAAACTATGAGGacgaaaatttcaaaattaccGAAAAATTACTTATCAAGCGAGAAGAAGAAAtatgcgcagaagtgaaaagGAGACTGGAGAAAACAGAAGCAGAAATTAAAGAAGAAGTGGACAGGCGAATGAAAGAAAGAGAAAAGGAGTTAAAAACTGAAACTGATAAGCGCTTAGAATTGGTCGTCAAAGATGTAATTAAGCAGATGCTACTTCCTGCACAAAAGCAAGCCATTCATCGACTTATGGCGGTCAGAGATGAAGTAAGGTCCGAAATTGAAGATGACCAGTCACAATTTGTTACCAGTGGTAGTAAACTGATTCCA GGTGCTAGCTCAGGAACTAACTCGTGTTCATTTGGGCAATGTATAATAAACAATCGTAACGTTATGGTAATAGATACCCCTGGAATATTTGGGACCGAACAAAATACAGAATACGTTGAAGATCAAATACGCAAGTGTATCGGAATGGGGGCACCTGGTCCACATGCCATCATGTTTGTAATGTCACTTGCAGAGAGATTCaaaattgaagacaaaaaagCTATACGCGAGTTTATGAAATTCTTTGGTACAGATATGCTCAAGTATGTCATAGTTGTTTTCACACACTCTGATGTTCTTGGAGAACAATCCGATGATATGCCTGATCAACTAAAAGAACTATTGCAGTCATGTGGTAACAGGTATGTTCGATTAAATACCCACGCCGAAGGAGATGAGCGGGTTACACAATTAAATATGCTATTGACCGAAATTCAAAATCTCAAGCTCAAAAACTATGAGGacgaaaatttcaaaattaccGAAAAATTACTTATCAAGCGAGAAGAAGAAAtatgcgcagaagtgaaaagGAGACTGGAGAAAACAGAAGCAGAAATTAAAGAAGAAGTGGACAGGCGAATGAAAGAAAGAGAAAAGGAGTTAAAAACTGAAACTGATAAGCGCTTAGAATTGGTCGTCAAAGATGTAATTAAGCAGATGCTACTTCCTGCACAAAAGCAAGCCATTCATCGACTTATGGCGGTCAGAGATGAAGTAAGGTCCGAAATTGAAGATGACCAGTCACAATTTGTTACCAGTGGTAGTAAACTGATTCCA CATTATATAGCGTCATAA